The following proteins are encoded in a genomic region of Syngnathoides biaculeatus isolate LvHL_M chromosome 15, ASM1980259v1, whole genome shotgun sequence:
- the aldh5a1 gene encoding succinate-semialdehyde dehydrogenase, mitochondrial isoform X9 gives MLKSRLSPKMTVRTGFRRDETLSVGGPGLRDRGGGTSTGGIRRSKLFSRVWWWIGEKRENSYRRTSWCGGWGGGYDVAVWESSAGASIGIWLRGGGGSEMYLKKWRRQWSRPTPVESPDAFNSSPFFARLELVSSAKERGALLRKWADLMSEHREDLAKIVTFESGKPMKESTAEIAYAASFLEWFSEEARRVYGDVVPSPFKDRRILLLKQPVGVASVITPWNFPSAMITRKVGAALAAGCTAVVKPAEDTPLSALALAELSSRAGVPAGVFNVVPSSREQTPAVGRVLCTDPLVAKVSFTGSTATGKRRRGQGGARSHGLQVQELGTERHLRRLRGQVGRRHGPRAESGPRRRARHHAGAAHQQQGGGQGGPPDGGRPFSGGPTPAGRKTSSRLLCGAHAAGGRQRRHAVHARGNLRAPGPRRPVRHGAGGARRRQRVPSGPGRLLLLVGRVSDLASGRGFGGGSGWGQRGPPLHPRGHLRGRQGVRPGSGGLQVRRGRVPSRQVRLRGRS, from the exons ATGTTGAAGTCACGCTTATCCCCAAAAATGACAGTCAGGACTGGTTTCCGACGAGACGAGACTCTCTCCGTGGGAGGTCCTGGTCTTAGAGACCGAGGAGGGGGGACCTCGACGGGGGGCATTCGGAGGTCCAAGCTGTTCTCGAGAGTTTGGTGGTGGATTggggagaagagagagaattCCTATCGACGAACAAGttggtgtggggggtggggggggggttatgatgTAGCTGTTTGGGAATCGAGCGCCGGTGCGTCGATTGGGATTTggctaaggggggggggggggagcgaaaTGTATCTCAAAAAGTGGCGTCGTCAGTGGTCCCGGCCCACTCCTGTGGAGTCCCCGGACGCGTTCAATAGCTCCCCATTTTTTGCAAGACTTGAGCTCGTGTCCTCAGCCAAG GAGCGCGGCGCCCTGCTGAGGAAGTGGGCCGACCTGATGAGCGAGCACAGGGAGGACCTCGCCAAGATCGTCACTTTCGAAAGC GGCAAACCCATGAAGGAGTCGACGGCCGAGATCGCCTACGCGGCCTCCTTCCTGGAGTGGTTTTCCGAGGAGGCGCGTCGGGTGTACGGCGACGTGGTGCCGTCGCCCTTCAAGGACCGGAGGATCCTCCTCCTCAAGCAGCCGGTGGGCGTGGCCTCCGTCATCACGCCG TGGAACTTCCCCAGCGCGATGATCACCAGGAAGGTGGGCGCCGCGCTGGCCGCAGGATGCACCGCCGTGGTCAAACCGGCCGAGGACACGCCCCTTTCGGCGCTGGCCCTGGCAGAG CTGTCGTCCCGGGCGGGCGTCCCCGCCGGCGTCTTCAACGTGGTCCCCAGTTCCAGGGAGCAGACCCCCGCGGTGGGGCGCGTCCTGTGCACCgaccccctggtggccaaggtcTCCTTCACGGGGTCCACCGCCACCGGGAAG CGCCGACGTGGACAAGGCGGTGCAAGGAGCCATGGCCTCCAAGTTCAGGAACTCGGGACAG AGCGGCATCTACGACGGCTTCGTGGCCAAGTTGGGCGCCGCCATGGACCGAGAGCTGAGAGTGGGCCACGGCGGCGAGCCCGACACCACGCAGGGGCCGCTCATCAACAGCAGGGCGGCGGACAAG GTGGTCCACCAGATGGAGGACGCCCTTTCTCGGGGGGCCCGACTCCTGCGGGGCGGAAAACGTCTTCACGGCTCCTTTGTGGCGCCCACGCTGCTGGCGGACGTCAGCGCCGACATGCTGTGCATGCGAGAGGAAACCTTCGGGCCCCTGGTCCCCGTCGTCCG GTTCGACACGGAGCGGGAGGCGCTCGCCGTCGCCAACGCGTCCCGAGTGGGCCTGGCAG GTTACTTCTACTCGTCGGACGTGTCTCAGATCTGGCGAGTGGCCGAGGCTTTGGAGGTGGGTCTGGTTGGGGTCAACGAGGGCCTCCTCTCCACCCCCGAGGCCACCTTCGGGGGCGTCAAGGAGT
- the aldh5a1 gene encoding succinate-semialdehyde dehydrogenase, mitochondrial isoform X7 — translation MLKSRLSPKMTVRTGFRRDETLSVGGPGLRDRGGGTSTGGIRRSKLFSRVWWWIGEKRENSYRRTSWCGGWGGGYDVAVWESSAGASIGIWLRGGGGSEMYLKKWRRQWSRPTPVESPDAFNSSPFFARLELVSSAKERGALLRKWADLMSEHREDLAKIVTFESGKPMKESTAEIAYAASFLEWFSEEARRVYGDVVPSPFKDRRILLLKQPVGVASVITPWNFPSAMITRKVGAALAAGCTAVVKPAEDTPLSALALAELSSRAGVPAGVFNVVPSSREQTPAVGRVLCTDPLVAKVSFTGSTATGKRRRGQGGARSHGLQVQELGTDVRVLQPLSGAERHLRRLRGQVGRRHGPRAESGPRRRARHHAGAAHQQQGGGQGGPPDGGRPFSGGPTPAGRKTSSRLLCGAHAAGGRQRRHAVHARGNLRAPGPRRPVRHGAGGARRRQRVPSGPGRLLLLVGRVSDLASGRGFGGGSGWGQRGPPLHPRGHLRGRQGVRPGSGGLQVRRGRVPSRQVRLRGRS, via the exons ATGTTGAAGTCACGCTTATCCCCAAAAATGACAGTCAGGACTGGTTTCCGACGAGACGAGACTCTCTCCGTGGGAGGTCCTGGTCTTAGAGACCGAGGAGGGGGGACCTCGACGGGGGGCATTCGGAGGTCCAAGCTGTTCTCGAGAGTTTGGTGGTGGATTggggagaagagagagaattCCTATCGACGAACAAGttggtgtggggggtggggggggggttatgatgTAGCTGTTTGGGAATCGAGCGCCGGTGCGTCGATTGGGATTTggctaaggggggggggggggagcgaaaTGTATCTCAAAAAGTGGCGTCGTCAGTGGTCCCGGCCCACTCCTGTGGAGTCCCCGGACGCGTTCAATAGCTCCCCATTTTTTGCAAGACTTGAGCTCGTGTCCTCAGCCAAG GAGCGCGGCGCCCTGCTGAGGAAGTGGGCCGACCTGATGAGCGAGCACAGGGAGGACCTCGCCAAGATCGTCACTTTCGAAAGC GGCAAACCCATGAAGGAGTCGACGGCCGAGATCGCCTACGCGGCCTCCTTCCTGGAGTGGTTTTCCGAGGAGGCGCGTCGGGTGTACGGCGACGTGGTGCCGTCGCCCTTCAAGGACCGGAGGATCCTCCTCCTCAAGCAGCCGGTGGGCGTGGCCTCCGTCATCACGCCG TGGAACTTCCCCAGCGCGATGATCACCAGGAAGGTGGGCGCCGCGCTGGCCGCAGGATGCACCGCCGTGGTCAAACCGGCCGAGGACACGCCCCTTTCGGCGCTGGCCCTGGCAGAG CTGTCGTCCCGGGCGGGCGTCCCCGCCGGCGTCTTCAACGTGGTCCCCAGTTCCAGGGAGCAGACCCCCGCGGTGGGGCGCGTCCTGTGCACCgaccccctggtggccaaggtcTCCTTCACGGGGTCCACCGCCACCGGGAAG CGCCGACGTGGACAAGGCGGTGCAAGGAGCCATGGCCTCCAAGTTCAGGAACTCGGGACAG ACGTGCGTGTGCTCCAACCGCTTTCTGGTGCAGAGCGGCATCTACGACGGCTTCGTGGCCAAGTTGGGCGCCGCCATGGACCGAGAGCTGAGAGTGGGCCACGGCGGCGAGCCCGACACCACGCAGGGGCCGCTCATCAACAGCAGGGCGGCGGACAAG GTGGTCCACCAGATGGAGGACGCCCTTTCTCGGGGGGCCCGACTCCTGCGGGGCGGAAAACGTCTTCACGGCTCCTTTGTGGCGCCCACGCTGCTGGCGGACGTCAGCGCCGACATGCTGTGCATGCGAGAGGAAACCTTCGGGCCCCTGGTCCCCGTCGTCCG GTTCGACACGGAGCGGGAGGCGCTCGCCGTCGCCAACGCGTCCCGAGTGGGCCTGGCAG GTTACTTCTACTCGTCGGACGTGTCTCAGATCTGGCGAGTGGCCGAGGCTTTGGAGGTGGGTCTGGTTGGGGTCAACGAGGGCCTCCTCTCCACCCCCGAGGCCACCTTCGGGGGCGTCAAGGAGT
- the aldh5a1 gene encoding succinate-semialdehyde dehydrogenase, mitochondrial isoform X1: MLKSRLSPKMTVRTGFRRDETLSVGGPGLRDRGGGTSTGGIRRSKLFSRVWWWIGEKRENSYRRTSWCGGWGGGYDVAVWESSAGASIGIWLRGGGGSEMYLKKWRRQWSRPTPVESPDAFNSSPFFARLELVSSAKERGALLRKWADLMSEHREDLAKIVTFESGKPMKESTAEIAYAASFLEWFSEEARRVYGDVVPSPFKDRRILLLKQPVGVASVITPWNFPSAMITRKVGAALAAGCTAVVKPAEDTPLSALALAELSSRAGVPAGVFNVVPSSREQTPAVGRVLCTDPLVAKVSFTGSTATGKARARHGPGFAENGRRHRQKSLHGAGRPRPLHCVRQRRRGQGGARSHGLQVQELGTDVRVLQPLSGAERHLRRLRGQVGRRHGPRAESGPRRRARHHAGAAHQQQGGGQGGPPDGGRPFSGGPTPAGRKTSSRLLCGAHAAGGRQRRHAVHARGNLRAPGPRRPVRHGAGGARRRQRVPSGPGRLLLLVGRVSDLASGRGFGGGSGWGQRGPPLHPRGHLRGRQGVRPGSGGLQVRRGRVPSRQVRLRGRS, encoded by the exons ATGTTGAAGTCACGCTTATCCCCAAAAATGACAGTCAGGACTGGTTTCCGACGAGACGAGACTCTCTCCGTGGGAGGTCCTGGTCTTAGAGACCGAGGAGGGGGGACCTCGACGGGGGGCATTCGGAGGTCCAAGCTGTTCTCGAGAGTTTGGTGGTGGATTggggagaagagagagaattCCTATCGACGAACAAGttggtgtggggggtggggggggggttatgatgTAGCTGTTTGGGAATCGAGCGCCGGTGCGTCGATTGGGATTTggctaaggggggggggggggagcgaaaTGTATCTCAAAAAGTGGCGTCGTCAGTGGTCCCGGCCCACTCCTGTGGAGTCCCCGGACGCGTTCAATAGCTCCCCATTTTTTGCAAGACTTGAGCTCGTGTCCTCAGCCAAG GAGCGCGGCGCCCTGCTGAGGAAGTGGGCCGACCTGATGAGCGAGCACAGGGAGGACCTCGCCAAGATCGTCACTTTCGAAAGC GGCAAACCCATGAAGGAGTCGACGGCCGAGATCGCCTACGCGGCCTCCTTCCTGGAGTGGTTTTCCGAGGAGGCGCGTCGGGTGTACGGCGACGTGGTGCCGTCGCCCTTCAAGGACCGGAGGATCCTCCTCCTCAAGCAGCCGGTGGGCGTGGCCTCCGTCATCACGCCG TGGAACTTCCCCAGCGCGATGATCACCAGGAAGGTGGGCGCCGCGCTGGCCGCAGGATGCACCGCCGTGGTCAAACCGGCCGAGGACACGCCCCTTTCGGCGCTGGCCCTGGCAGAG CTGTCGTCCCGGGCGGGCGTCCCCGCCGGCGTCTTCAACGTGGTCCCCAGTTCCAGGGAGCAGACCCCCGCGGTGGGGCGCGTCCTGTGCACCgaccccctggtggccaaggtcTCCTTCACGGGGTCCACCGCCACCGGGAAGGCAAGAGCGCGACACGGACCCG GTTTTGCTGAAAATGGCCGCCGACACCGTCAAAAAAGTCTCCATGGAGCTGGGAGGCCACGCCCCCTTCATTGTGTTCGACAGCGCCGACGTGGACAAGGCGGTGCAAGGAGCCATGGCCTCCAAGTTCAGGAACTCGGGACAG ACGTGCGTGTGCTCCAACCGCTTTCTGGTGCAGAGCGGCATCTACGACGGCTTCGTGGCCAAGTTGGGCGCCGCCATGGACCGAGAGCTGAGAGTGGGCCACGGCGGCGAGCCCGACACCACGCAGGGGCCGCTCATCAACAGCAGGGCGGCGGACAAG GTGGTCCACCAGATGGAGGACGCCCTTTCTCGGGGGGCCCGACTCCTGCGGGGCGGAAAACGTCTTCACGGCTCCTTTGTGGCGCCCACGCTGCTGGCGGACGTCAGCGCCGACATGCTGTGCATGCGAGAGGAAACCTTCGGGCCCCTGGTCCCCGTCGTCCG GTTCGACACGGAGCGGGAGGCGCTCGCCGTCGCCAACGCGTCCCGAGTGGGCCTGGCAG GTTACTTCTACTCGTCGGACGTGTCTCAGATCTGGCGAGTGGCCGAGGCTTTGGAGGTGGGTCTGGTTGGGGTCAACGAGGGCCTCCTCTCCACCCCCGAGGCCACCTTCGGGGGCGTCAAGGAGT